Proteins encoded within one genomic window of Sphingomonas sp. NBWT7:
- a CDS encoding putative DNA modification/repair radical SAM protein yields MAQLDVQQKLEILADAAKYDASCASSGTAKRNSRDGKGIGSTEGMGICHAYAPDGRCISLLKILLTNSCIFDCHYCINRKSSNVRRARFTAKEVVNLTLSFYRRNYIEGLFLSSGIIGSSNYTMEQLVEVARSLREDHHFRGYIHLKTIPDADPELIQQAGLYADRMSINVELPTVSGLKRLAPEKDNGRIEGAMKGLRTSIIDTRDAKKKYRSAPSFAPAGQSTQMIVGADAATDGDIVTKAARLYDRFELRRVYYSAFSPIPDASAVLPLQRPPLMREHRLYQSDWLMRFYGFEPKEVVAAADERTGMLPLDIDPKLAWALKFRDSFPVDVNRAPRELLLRVPGLGTKAVANILTSRRWRKLRLEDVARLTVSIAKIRPFIVTADWRPVALTDKAELRPIVAPKKQQLELFAA; encoded by the coding sequence ATGGCGCAGCTCGACGTCCAACAGAAGCTGGAGATTTTGGCTGATGCCGCCAAATACGACGCGTCGTGCGCGTCGTCGGGCACAGCCAAGCGCAACTCGCGCGACGGCAAAGGGATCGGGTCGACCGAGGGGATGGGCATCTGCCACGCCTATGCGCCCGACGGCCGCTGCATTAGCCTGCTCAAGATCCTGCTGACGAACAGCTGCATCTTCGATTGCCACTATTGCATCAACCGCAAGAGCTCGAACGTCCGCCGCGCGCGATTCACCGCGAAGGAAGTGGTGAACCTCACGCTGTCCTTTTACCGGCGCAACTATATCGAGGGTCTGTTTCTCTCGTCGGGCATCATTGGCTCGTCCAACTATACGATGGAGCAATTGGTCGAGGTCGCGCGCTCGTTGCGCGAGGATCATCATTTCCGCGGCTACATCCATCTCAAGACGATTCCCGATGCCGACCCCGAGTTGATCCAACAGGCCGGGCTCTACGCCGATCGCATGTCGATCAACGTCGAATTGCCCACCGTCAGCGGATTGAAGCGGCTCGCGCCCGAGAAGGACAATGGGCGGATCGAGGGCGCGATGAAGGGTCTGCGCACGTCGATCATCGATACGCGCGACGCGAAGAAGAAATATCGTTCGGCGCCGAGCTTCGCGCCCGCCGGCCAGTCGACGCAGATGATCGTCGGGGCCGATGCCGCGACCGATGGCGACATCGTGACCAAGGCGGCGCGGCTATACGATCGGTTCGAGCTGCGCCGCGTCTACTATTCGGCGTTCAGCCCGATCCCCGATGCCTCCGCAGTGCTGCCGCTGCAGCGCCCGCCGCTGATGCGCGAGCACCGGCTGTACCAGTCGGACTGGCTGATGCGCTTCTACGGCTTCGAGCCTAAGGAAGTGGTCGCAGCGGCGGACGAGCGCACGGGCATGCTGCCCCTCGACATCGATCCTAAGCTCGCCTGGGCGCTCAAGTTCCGCGACAGCTTCCCGGTCGACGTAAACCGCGCGCCCAGGGAGTTGCTGCTGCGCGTACCGGGGCTCGGCACCAAGGCGGTGGCGAACATCCTGACAAGCCGGCGGTGGCGCAAGCTGCGGCTGGAGGACGTCGCACGCCTGACGGTGTCGATCGCCAAGATCCGGCCGTTCATCGTTACCGCAGACTGGCGCCCAGTGGCTCTGACCGACAAGGCCGAATTACGCCCGATCGTGGCGCCCAAGAAGCAGCAGCTCGAGCTCTTCGCCGCCTGA
- a CDS encoding bifunctional (p)ppGpp synthetase/guanosine-3',5'-bis(diphosphate) 3'-pyrophosphohydrolase, whose product MLRQYELVDRVLDYDPSADEAMLNRAYVFSVNAHGTQKRASGDPYFSHPIEVAGILTELHLDDETIATAILHDTVEDTVATSDEIRRIFGDNVARLVDGVTKLSKIEAQTESERAAENLRKFLLAMSGDIRVLLVKLADRLHNMRTLHFIKSEEKRRRIARETMDIYAPLAERIGMYEFMKEMQTLAFRQLEPEAYESITRRLEQLNAGGGDKIAKIGSGLKLLLSRHGLDVEISGREKHPYSIWRKMQERHIDFEQLSDIMAFRAIVKSEDDCYAALGHIHRRWPTVPGRFKDYISTPKRNGYRSLHTAVIHAENKRVEIQIRTEEMHAEAEFGLAAHWAYKQGSRVSPQSQHSWIADLVEILDTAGSPEELLEHTRMAMYQDRIFAFTPKGELIQLPKGATPIDFAYAVHTDLGDQAVGAKINGRVVPLRTPIENGDQVQVLRSKAQTPQPNWLGFAITGKALAAIRRHLRQVERDQTVALGRKLYDDIVTRLPAPLGPDALTQALKRLKLADEAQLMQAIARRTLTDAQVMEALMPGSAGADVAHAPPQSSAISIEGLAPGVAYELGDCCHPVPGDRIVGLRRPDASIEVHAIDCATLSELADRSNEETDWIDVQWGNKTEGATARISVEVKNEPGALGVLATIIGQHKANIINLRLDTRDTQFHTNIIDVEVHDAHQLMRLLAALRAADAVNAAERV is encoded by the coding sequence GTGCTGCGCCAATACGAATTAGTCGATCGGGTCCTCGATTACGATCCGAGCGCCGACGAGGCGATGCTCAACCGCGCCTATGTCTTCTCGGTAAACGCGCATGGCACGCAGAAGCGCGCGAGCGGCGATCCGTATTTCAGCCACCCGATCGAGGTGGCCGGCATCCTGACCGAGCTTCACCTCGACGACGAAACGATCGCCACCGCGATCCTGCACGACACCGTCGAGGATACCGTCGCCACCAGCGACGAGATCCGCCGCATCTTCGGCGACAATGTCGCGCGGCTGGTCGACGGCGTCACCAAGCTGTCGAAGATCGAGGCGCAGACCGAGAGCGAGCGCGCCGCGGAGAATCTGCGCAAGTTCCTGCTCGCGATGTCGGGCGATATCCGCGTCCTGCTGGTGAAGCTCGCCGACCGGCTGCACAACATGCGCACGCTGCACTTCATTAAATCGGAAGAGAAGCGCCGCCGCATTGCGCGCGAGACGATGGATATCTACGCGCCGCTCGCCGAGCGGATCGGCATGTACGAATTCATGAAGGAGATGCAGACGCTCGCCTTCCGCCAGCTCGAACCCGAGGCGTACGAATCGATCACGCGGCGGCTCGAGCAGCTCAACGCTGGCGGCGGCGACAAGATCGCCAAGATCGGCTCCGGGCTGAAGCTGCTGCTGTCGCGCCACGGTCTCGACGTCGAGATATCGGGGCGTGAGAAGCACCCTTACAGCATCTGGCGCAAGATGCAGGAACGCCACATCGATTTCGAGCAATTGTCGGACATCATGGCGTTCCGCGCGATCGTGAAGAGCGAGGACGATTGTTACGCCGCGCTCGGCCATATCCATCGCCGCTGGCCGACGGTGCCGGGGCGGTTCAAGGACTATATCTCGACCCCCAAGCGCAACGGCTATCGCTCGCTTCACACCGCGGTGATCCACGCCGAGAACAAGCGCGTCGAAATCCAGATCCGCACGGAGGAGATGCACGCGGAGGCCGAATTCGGGCTCGCCGCACACTGGGCGTACAAGCAGGGCAGCCGCGTCAGCCCGCAATCGCAGCACAGCTGGATCGCCGATCTGGTCGAGATCCTCGACACCGCGGGCAGCCCAGAGGAGCTGCTCGAACACACGCGCATGGCGATGTACCAGGATCGCATCTTCGCCTTCACGCCGAAGGGCGAGCTGATCCAGCTGCCCAAGGGCGCGACGCCGATCGATTTCGCTTATGCCGTCCACACCGATCTCGGCGATCAGGCGGTCGGCGCGAAGATCAACGGGCGCGTGGTGCCGCTGCGCACGCCGATCGAGAACGGCGATCAGGTGCAGGTGCTGCGTTCCAAGGCGCAGACGCCGCAACCCAATTGGCTCGGCTTCGCGATCACCGGCAAGGCGCTCGCCGCGATCCGCCGTCACCTGCGTCAGGTAGAGCGTGACCAGACGGTGGCGCTGGGACGCAAGCTATACGACGATATCGTCACGCGCCTCCCCGCCCCGCTCGGCCCCGACGCGCTGACGCAGGCGCTGAAGCGGCTCAAGCTCGCCGACGAGGCGCAGCTGATGCAGGCGATCGCGCGCCGCACGCTGACCGACGCGCAGGTGATGGAGGCATTGATGCCCGGTTCGGCGGGCGCCGACGTCGCGCACGCACCGCCGCAATCCTCCGCCATCTCGATCGAAGGGCTGGCACCCGGCGTCGCCTACGAACTCGGCGATTGCTGCCACCCCGTGCCCGGCGACCGCATCGTCGGCTTGCGCCGGCCCGACGCGTCGATCGAGGTCCACGCGATCGACTGCGCGACGCTGAGCGAGCTCGCCGATCGGTCGAACGAGGAGACCGACTGGATCGACGTGCAATGGGGCAACAAGACCGAAGGCGCCACGGCACGCATATCGGTCGAGGTGAAGAACGAACCCGGCGCGCTCGGCGTGCTGGCGACGATCATCGGCCAGCACAAGGCGAACATCATCAACCTGCGGCTCGATACGCGCGACACCCAATTCCACACCAACATCATCGACGTCGAGGTGCACGATGCGCACCAGCTGATGCGTCTTCTCGCCGCGCTGCGCGCCGCCGACGCAGTAAATGCGGCGGAGCGCGTCTGA
- a CDS encoding dienelactone hydrolase family protein, which yields MAIVRQTLIYDGPGGPFEGVVAWEDEVETPRPGVLVCPNILGQKESDNQKAEALAKLGYVALACDVYGQGKRTTRESPDAGLYMNQMNADRALLRDRLAASLDALRGFGAVDAARVAAVGFCFGGKCVLDMARSGLPILGGVSFHGVYDRPDYANVPTMEAKLLICHGWEDPLATPEQMVALGRELTDAHADWQIHAYGNAGHAFTDTALVKPAAPGVAYDERADRRSWKAMADFLAELFV from the coding sequence ATGGCGATCGTACGGCAGACGCTGATCTACGACGGGCCCGGCGGTCCGTTCGAGGGCGTCGTTGCGTGGGAGGACGAGGTGGAGACGCCGCGTCCGGGCGTGCTCGTCTGCCCCAACATCCTCGGTCAGAAGGAATCCGACAACCAGAAGGCGGAAGCGCTGGCGAAGCTCGGCTACGTCGCGCTCGCCTGCGACGTCTACGGCCAGGGCAAGCGCACGACGCGCGAGAGTCCGGACGCCGGCCTCTACATGAACCAGATGAATGCCGACCGCGCGCTGCTCCGCGATCGGCTGGCGGCCTCGCTCGACGCGCTGCGCGGATTCGGCGCCGTGGATGCGGCGCGCGTCGCCGCCGTCGGCTTCTGCTTCGGCGGCAAGTGCGTGCTCGACATGGCACGCAGCGGGCTGCCGATCCTGGGCGGGGTGAGCTTCCACGGCGTCTACGACCGGCCCGACTATGCCAACGTGCCGACGATGGAGGCGAAGCTACTGATCTGCCACGGCTGGGAGGACCCGCTCGCCACCCCCGAACAGATGGTGGCGCTGGGCCGTGAGCTGACCGACGCGCATGCCGATTGGCAGATCCACGCCTATGGCAACGCCGGCCATGCTTTTACCGATACGGCGCTGGTCAAGCCGGCGGCGCCCGGCGTCGCCTATGACGAGCGCGCCGACCGGCGCAGCTGGAAGGCGATGGCCGATTTCCTCGCGGAGCTGTTCGTCTAG
- a CDS encoding glycosyltransferase 87 family protein, which yields MRLPRVDHSGPYALLALTCVLGWWFKAHCGASWTGDEQYLTGCYSDAVPFWGLRGVAAGQLPYVEARIEYPVLTGVLIWLEGLVVRTIGGARGDAFDFLLVVSLVNAALAFAVLWMMQRAGVPRTRRWCWAGAPPLVLYLGHNWDMLAVALAVAALLAARRGTPRTSAMLAAIGTAAKLFPVLLLPLLGLGALFRHGATWRTRFIGAAGVSIVAIATWTAINLPVALAAPANWAEFYTFSQARSGTAASIWEIMATQGWWITDLPTRNLWSFAAFVVGAAAIVLYGWRRHSDRRWVVFTPVLAWFLLTNKVYSPQFDLWLYPFLLLTSRRLWPVAWFVAGDLAAYWAEFWFFASSGGSGPGITQTHIAFAAAFRAAAMLWLIVDAVRAPAPTWLIPPPAASPRPAGRPIPAG from the coding sequence ATGCGATTGCCCCGCGTCGACCATTCCGGCCCCTATGCGCTGCTCGCGCTGACGTGCGTTCTCGGTTGGTGGTTCAAGGCGCATTGCGGCGCCTCTTGGACCGGCGACGAGCAGTATCTCACCGGCTGCTACTCCGATGCCGTGCCCTTCTGGGGCTTGCGCGGCGTCGCGGCGGGGCAGCTGCCCTATGTCGAGGCGCGGATCGAATATCCCGTGCTTACGGGCGTGCTGATCTGGCTCGAAGGGCTCGTCGTTCGCACGATCGGTGGCGCGCGCGGCGACGCGTTCGATTTCCTGCTGGTCGTCTCGCTGGTCAATGCCGCGCTCGCCTTTGCGGTGCTGTGGATGATGCAGCGCGCCGGCGTACCGCGCACGCGGCGTTGGTGCTGGGCAGGTGCACCGCCGCTGGTGCTCTATCTCGGGCACAATTGGGACATGCTCGCGGTGGCGCTGGCGGTCGCGGCGCTGCTCGCCGCCCGGCGGGGGACGCCGCGCACCAGCGCCATGCTCGCTGCGATCGGTACCGCCGCGAAGCTCTTTCCGGTGCTGCTGCTGCCGCTGCTGGGCCTCGGCGCGCTGTTTCGGCACGGCGCGACGTGGCGCACGCGTTTCATCGGCGCCGCCGGCGTCTCGATCGTCGCGATCGCTACCTGGACAGCGATCAACCTGCCGGTCGCGCTGGCGGCGCCGGCGAATTGGGCGGAGTTCTACACCTTCAGCCAGGCGCGCAGCGGCACCGCCGCGTCGATCTGGGAGATCATGGCGACGCAAGGCTGGTGGATCACCGATCTGCCGACGCGCAACCTATGGTCGTTCGCTGCCTTCGTCGTCGGCGCCGCGGCGATCGTGCTGTATGGCTGGCGTCGGCATAGCGATCGAAGATGGGTGGTGTTCACCCCGGTGCTCGCGTGGTTCCTGCTCACCAACAAGGTCTATTCGCCGCAATTCGACCTGTGGCTCTATCCCTTCCTGCTGCTCACCAGCCGCCGGCTGTGGCCGGTCGCGTGGTTCGTTGCCGGTGACCTCGCCGCCTATTGGGCCGAATTCTGGTTCTTCGCCTCATCCGGCGGCAGCGGCCCAGGCATCACACAGACGCATATCGCGTTTGCTGCCGCGTTCCGCGCCGCGGCGATGCTGTGGCTGATTGTTGATGCGGTACGCGCGCCGGCGCCGACGTGGCTCATTCCGCCGCCAGCAGCGTCTCCGCGGCCTGCAGGTCGACCGATACCAGCCGGCTGA
- the gpmA gene encoding 2,3-diphosphoglycerate-dependent phosphoglycerate mutase, translated as MPTLVLIRHGQSAWNLENRFTGWWDVDVTEKGAAEARTAGELMAAKGLDFDLTFTSLQTRAIKTLNLALEAMGRLWLPSEKHWRLNERHYGGLTGLDKAETAAKHGAEQVHIWRRSFDIPPPAEEAGSAFDMTNDRRYAGIAIPKTESLKDTIARVLPYWEERIAPELRADKRVLISAHGNSLRALVKHLSNIPDDEITSLEIPTGQPIVYELDANLAATDRYYLSER; from the coding sequence ATGCCCACGCTCGTCCTGATCCGCCACGGCCAGTCGGCCTGGAACCTGGAAAACCGCTTCACCGGCTGGTGGGACGTCGACGTAACCGAGAAGGGCGCGGCCGAGGCGCGCACGGCGGGCGAGCTGATGGCGGCGAAGGGACTCGATTTCGACCTCACCTTCACTTCGCTGCAGACGCGCGCGATAAAGACGCTCAACCTCGCGCTCGAGGCGATGGGGCGGCTGTGGCTGCCGAGCGAGAAGCACTGGCGGCTGAACGAGCGCCACTATGGCGGGCTGACCGGGCTCGACAAGGCGGAAACGGCGGCCAAGCACGGCGCCGAGCAGGTGCACATCTGGCGCCGCAGCTTCGACATCCCGCCCCCCGCGGAGGAAGCCGGCAGCGCGTTCGACATGACCAACGACCGGCGCTACGCCGGCATCGCGATCCCCAAGACGGAGAGCCTGAAGGACACGATCGCGCGCGTCCTGCCCTACTGGGAAGAACGCATCGCCCCCGAGCTGCGCGCGGACAAGCGCGTGCTCATCTCCGCGCACGGCAATTCGCTGCGCGCGCTCGTCAAGCATCTGTCGAACATTCCCGACGACGAGATCACCTCGCTCGAGATCCCGACCGGCCAGCCGATCGTCTACGAACTCGACGCGAACCTCGCCGCCACCGACCGCTATTATCTGAGCGAGCGGTGA
- the rarD gene encoding EamA family transporter RarD, producing the protein MTDASDRSVARGGLLLGLGAYAFWGVLPLYFRWLGGLPALEILSHRVVWSLLLLVVVVTALRRWRTVRAAITPRTLAMLAASATLIAVNWLVYIWAVNAHQTLAASLGYFINPLVNVALGVAVLGERLRRWQGVAIAVAAVGVVAMALGALDTLWISLTLAVSFGVYGLVRKVVAIDSLGGLMVETALLTPPALLYLLLLAQRGAGAFGAGAGTDAQLIVLGLITAAPLLMFAAAARRLPYSSLALLQYLAPTLQFIVAVAVFGEALRPLHFLVFGLIWAGCAIFAWDSVRAARQRAVATQPA; encoded by the coding sequence ATGACCGACGCGTCGGATCGGTCGGTGGCGCGCGGCGGGCTGCTGCTCGGGCTGGGCGCCTACGCCTTCTGGGGCGTGCTGCCGCTCTATTTTCGCTGGCTCGGCGGGTTGCCCGCGCTGGAGATCCTCTCGCACCGCGTCGTCTGGTCGCTGCTGCTGCTCGTCGTCGTGGTGACGGCGCTGCGGCGCTGGCGCACCGTGCGTGCGGCGATAACGCCGCGCACGCTGGCGATGCTGGCGGCGAGCGCGACGCTGATCGCGGTCAACTGGCTGGTCTATATCTGGGCGGTCAACGCGCATCAGACGCTGGCGGCGAGCCTAGGCTATTTCATTAATCCGCTGGTCAACGTCGCGCTCGGCGTGGCGGTGCTCGGCGAGCGGCTGCGGCGGTGGCAGGGGGTGGCGATCGCGGTCGCCGCGGTCGGTGTCGTCGCGATGGCGCTGGGCGCGCTTGATACGTTGTGGATCTCGCTGACACTCGCGGTGTCGTTCGGTGTCTACGGGCTGGTGCGCAAGGTCGTCGCGATCGATTCGCTTGGCGGGCTGATGGTCGAGACGGCGCTGCTCACGCCGCCCGCGCTGCTCTATCTCCTGCTACTCGCCCAACGCGGCGCGGGGGCGTTCGGGGCGGGGGCGGGCACCGATGCGCAGCTCATCGTGCTCGGCCTCATCACGGCCGCGCCGCTGCTGATGTTCGCGGCCGCCGCGCGCCGCTTGCCCTATTCGTCGCTCGCGCTGCTCCAGTATCTCGCGCCGACGCTGCAGTTCATCGTCGCGGTGGCGGTGTTCGGCGAGGCGCTGCGTCCGCTGCACTTCCTCGTCTTCGGGCTGATCTGGGCAGGATGTGCGATTTTCGCATGGGACAGCGTGCGCGCTGCCCGTCAGCGCGCCGTCGCCACGCAGCCCGCCTGA
- a CDS encoding DUF885 family protein: protein MDRRSFLASAGAASAIALIPEALRAQAAASRAAPGAAPASPADAKLNAIFDQVFAKTLQRSPELATSLGMDKGPNARLKHQLSDNSPAAKARDQAELKQSIAAIQAVDPAPLSTRSKLDREVILYSLNSYALPYDRFKLDSVQRPFTIFQQGGAYFSTPDFLNSAHTINTTDDCEAYLDRLSAFATRLDQDSAEQKEEAARGYLAPDFSLDLTLGQMAKLRGQPAADSGLAQSVAKRAAAKNIAGDWQARAAKIVEAQVYPALDRQIALMKSLRPKARSSAGVWDVPQGDAIYAAALEQATTTKYTPDEVHKMGLEQVAQISAELDAILRKQGLTQGSVAERLNVLNVRADQVYPDTAAGRADLIRGLNEGNAAMTAKLAQAFINPPSEPLEIRAVPVDIQDGASNGYYSRAALDGSRPAIYWINLKSVGDWPKYSLPSLTYHEGVPGHHLQISIAQKAPQPLLRNLTFFSAYSEGWALYAESVADELGGYASELERAGFLQSYLFRAARLVIDTGLHTKRWTRDQATDYMVQTVGFARPRSQREVERYCTQPGQACSYKVGHAAWQRARATAQKIRGDRFDLKQFHEVLRYGAVPLTILERLVEEQARLA from the coding sequence TTGGATCGTCGTTCCTTCCTCGCCTCTGCCGGTGCCGCCTCCGCGATCGCGCTGATCCCCGAAGCGCTCCGCGCGCAAGCCGCCGCCTCGCGCGCCGCCCCCGGCGCCGCGCCCGCTAGCCCGGCGGATGCCAAGCTCAACGCGATCTTCGATCAGGTCTTCGCCAAGACGCTGCAGCGCTCGCCCGAACTCGCGACCTCGCTCGGCATGGACAAGGGCCCGAACGCACGACTGAAGCACCAGCTGTCGGACAATTCGCCCGCCGCGAAGGCGCGCGATCAGGCCGAACTCAAGCAGTCGATCGCCGCGATCCAGGCGGTCGATCCCGCGCCGCTGTCGACGCGCTCGAAGCTCGACCGGGAGGTGATCCTCTATTCGCTCAACAGCTACGCATTGCCCTACGATCGCTTCAAGCTCGATTCGGTGCAGCGCCCGTTCACCATCTTCCAGCAGGGCGGCGCCTATTTCTCGACGCCCGACTTCCTGAACTCGGCGCACACGATCAACACGACGGACGATTGCGAGGCGTATCTCGATCGCCTGTCGGCGTTCGCGACGCGGCTCGATCAGGATAGCGCCGAGCAAAAGGAAGAGGCGGCGCGCGGCTATCTCGCGCCCGATTTCTCGCTTGATCTGACGCTGGGGCAGATGGCGAAGCTGCGCGGTCAGCCGGCGGCTGACAGCGGCCTCGCACAGTCGGTGGCCAAGCGCGCGGCGGCGAAAAACATCGCGGGCGACTGGCAGGCGCGCGCGGCGAAGATCGTCGAGGCGCAGGTGTATCCCGCGCTCGACCGGCAGATCGCGCTGATGAAGTCGCTGCGCCCGAAGGCGCGCAGCTCGGCGGGCGTGTGGGACGTGCCGCAGGGTGACGCGATCTACGCCGCCGCGCTCGAACAGGCGACGACGACCAAGTACACGCCCGACGAGGTCCACAAGATGGGGCTCGAGCAGGTCGCACAGATCTCCGCCGAGCTCGACGCGATCCTGCGCAAGCAGGGACTGACGCAGGGCAGCGTCGCGGAGCGGCTCAACGTGCTCAACGTGCGCGCCGATCAGGTCTATCCCGACACCGCCGCCGGGCGTGCGGACCTGATCCGCGGGTTGAACGAGGGCAATGCCGCGATGACGGCGAAGCTCGCGCAGGCGTTCATCAATCCGCCGAGCGAGCCGCTCGAGATCCGCGCAGTGCCGGTCGACATTCAGGACGGCGCATCCAACGGCTATTACAGCCGCGCCGCGCTCGATGGCTCACGCCCGGCGATCTACTGGATCAACCTCAAAAGCGTCGGCGACTGGCCGAAATATTCGCTGCCCAGCCTCACCTATCACGAAGGCGTGCCGGGGCATCACCTCCAGATCTCGATCGCGCAGAAGGCGCCGCAGCCGCTGCTGCGCAACCTCACTTTCTTCTCGGCCTATTCCGAAGGCTGGGCGCTCTATGCCGAGAGCGTGGCGGACGAGCTCGGCGGCTATGCCAGCGAGCTCGAGCGCGCGGGCTTCCTGCAGAGCTATCTGTTCCGCGCCGCGCGGCTGGTGATCGACACCGGGCTGCACACCAAGCGGTGGACGCGCGATCAGGCGACCGACTACATGGTGCAGACGGTCGGCTTCGCGCGCCCGCGCTCGCAGCGTGAGGTCGAGCGCTATTGCACACAACCGGGGCAGGCATGCAGCTACAAGGTCGGCCATGCGGCGTGGCAGCGCGCCCGCGCCACCGCGCAGAAGATCCGCGGCGACCGCTTCGACTTG
- a CDS encoding helix-turn-helix domain-containing protein: MDKLREPLQECSLPAALEAMGERWAFLILRAAFNGLQHFEEFQSELGIARNILANRLARFVEHGIMERRSLPEDRRKIAYGLTEKGYALLPTMVALRQWGERWETGCPAFPILVDARDGRPIQQVAVLSHDGRVLGKGDMIWALPSDVERAEHRDAAE, encoded by the coding sequence ATGGACAAGCTGCGCGAGCCGCTTCAGGAATGCAGCCTGCCGGCGGCGCTGGAGGCGATGGGGGAGCGCTGGGCGTTCCTGATCCTGCGCGCGGCCTTCAACGGCCTGCAGCATTTCGAGGAATTCCAGTCGGAGCTCGGCATTGCGCGCAACATCCTCGCCAACCGGCTCGCGCGCTTCGTCGAACACGGCATCATGGAACGCCGCTCGCTGCCCGAGGATCGCCGCAAGATCGCCTATGGCCTGACTGAGAAGGGCTATGCACTGCTGCCGACGATGGTCGCGCTGCGGCAGTGGGGCGAGCGGTGGGAGACGGGCTGCCCCGCCTTCCCGATCCTCGTCGATGCGCGCGACGGGCGCCCGATCCAGCAAGTCGCGGTGCTCAGCCACGACGGCCGCGTGCTGGGCAAGGGCGACATGATCTGGGCGCTGCCGAGCGACGTCGAGCGCGCCGAGCACCGCGACGCCGCCGAATAG